The following coding sequences lie in one Halorarum halophilum genomic window:
- a CDS encoding histidine phosphatase family protein has translation MATVLLCRHGETTWNRERRVQGWAPTPLTGRGRDQARALAAHVAAEYDVDRVFASDLERAAETARFLGRAVGADPELDRAWRERDFGRFQGLSYADLFEGHPEYALGRTGYAAAEAVPEGGESLLAMRERVLDAWNAAIAGLADATIAVVTHGGPLYAVTGAVKGLDVVTATLEQEQGNCALNEFRVTDGESELVAENETGFQPEPTVQPNH, from the coding sequence ATGGCCACGGTGCTGCTGTGTCGGCACGGCGAGACGACCTGGAACCGCGAGCGCCGCGTGCAGGGGTGGGCCCCGACGCCGCTCACCGGCCGGGGGCGCGATCAGGCGCGGGCGCTCGCGGCCCACGTCGCCGCCGAGTACGACGTCGACCGCGTGTTCGCCTCCGACCTCGAACGCGCCGCCGAAACCGCGCGGTTCCTCGGTCGTGCCGTCGGCGCGGACCCGGAACTCGACCGCGCGTGGCGCGAGCGGGACTTCGGGCGCTTCCAGGGGCTCTCGTACGCCGACCTGTTCGAGGGCCACCCGGAGTACGCGCTCGGCCGGACGGGGTACGCGGCCGCCGAGGCGGTCCCGGAGGGCGGCGAGAGCCTGCTCGCGATGCGCGAGCGCGTGCTCGACGCGTGGAACGCCGCGATCGCGGGGCTGGCCGACGCGACGATCGCCGTCGTCACGCACGGCGGGCCGCTGTACGCCGTCACCGGCGCCGTGAAGGGACTGGACGTCGTGACGGCGACGCTGGAACAGGAGCAGGGGAACTGCGCGCTCAACGAGTTCCGGGTGACGGACGGCGAGTCCGAACTGGTCGCGGAGAACGAGACAGGGTTCCAGCCGGAGCCGACCGTCCAGCCGAACCACTGA
- a CDS encoding ATP-binding protein, with translation MGSTSDADAELRERIRQQEVVAELGQQALETDDLDQLMHDASVAVAETLDNEYCKVLELLPDGDEVFLRQGIGWQDGLVGNATAPTDLDSQAGYTLLSEEPVIVDDLRTEERFSGPDLLVDHDVVSGISVVVGSLEDPWGVLGVHTTEERAFTEHDANFVQSVANVLASTIENERTKRRLEEETRVKDRIVETSPVGIVIVGADGALQFANERAEEIYGRSEGEIETYSHDDSRFDLVDAQGNPLPEDEAPFTRVMATGEPVFDVELGLRQPDGQRVWVSVNGSPLPANGGEGGSAIFAFTDITERKRLEGESKEILSRVTDAFYALDEEFRFTHVNERAAELLQHSPEELLGENLWEVFPSAAEIDDVWDAFHTALETQEATSYELYYDTLDFWVEANIYPSETGVSVYFRDITDRVEREQALETSNERLEQFAYAASHDLQEPLRMVSSYLQLIEQRSDELSEECLEFLEFAVDGADRMREMVDGLLRYSRVESRGDPFEPVDLESVFANVREDLRVQIEEHQAEITTEDLPRVEGDAGQLRQVLQNLLSNAILYSGDELPRVHVSAERSGSTWTVSVADDGVGIDPGNEDRIFEVFERLHGREEYPGAGIGLALCQRILERHDGEIWVDSEPGEGATFSFTLPAAEDPDQ, from the coding sequence ATGGGTTCGACTTCCGATGCGGACGCGGAACTGCGCGAGCGGATCCGTCAACAGGAGGTCGTCGCCGAACTCGGCCAGCAGGCGCTCGAGACGGACGACCTCGACCAGTTGATGCACGACGCGTCGGTCGCCGTCGCCGAGACGCTGGACAACGAGTACTGCAAGGTGCTCGAGCTGTTGCCCGACGGGGACGAGGTCTTCCTTCGCCAGGGGATCGGCTGGCAGGACGGACTAGTCGGGAACGCGACGGCCCCGACCGACCTCGACTCGCAGGCGGGCTACACCCTGCTCTCCGAGGAGCCTGTCATCGTCGACGACCTCCGGACCGAGGAGCGGTTCTCCGGGCCGGACCTGCTCGTCGACCACGACGTCGTCAGCGGCATCAGCGTCGTCGTCGGCTCGCTCGAGGACCCCTGGGGCGTCCTGGGGGTGCACACGACCGAGGAACGGGCGTTCACCGAACACGACGCCAACTTCGTCCAGTCCGTCGCGAACGTCCTCGCGTCCACCATCGAGAACGAGCGGACGAAGCGACGGCTCGAGGAGGAGACGCGGGTCAAGGACCGGATCGTCGAGACCAGCCCGGTCGGCATCGTCATCGTCGGCGCGGACGGCGCGCTCCAGTTCGCCAACGAGCGCGCCGAGGAGATCTACGGCCGTAGCGAGGGGGAGATCGAGACGTACTCCCACGACGATTCCCGGTTCGACCTCGTCGACGCGCAGGGGAACCCCTTACCGGAGGACGAGGCGCCGTTCACACGGGTGATGGCGACCGGGGAACCGGTCTTCGACGTGGAGCTCGGCCTGCGCCAACCGGACGGACAGCGCGTCTGGGTCTCGGTCAACGGGTCGCCGTTACCGGCCAACGGCGGCGAGGGTGGCAGCGCGATCTTCGCCTTCACCGACATCACCGAGCGAAAACGGCTCGAAGGCGAGTCGAAGGAGATCCTGAGCCGGGTGACAGACGCGTTCTACGCGCTCGACGAGGAGTTCCGGTTCACCCACGTCAACGAGCGGGCCGCGGAGCTCCTCCAGCACTCCCCGGAGGAGCTGCTCGGCGAGAACCTCTGGGAGGTGTTCCCCTCCGCCGCCGAGATCGACGACGTCTGGGACGCCTTCCACACGGCGCTGGAGACGCAGGAGGCGACCAGCTACGAGCTCTACTACGACACGCTCGACTTCTGGGTCGAGGCGAACATCTACCCGTCCGAGACGGGCGTCTCCGTCTACTTCCGTGACATCACCGACCGCGTGGAGCGCGAGCAGGCGCTCGAAACGTCGAACGAGCGGCTCGAACAGTTCGCCTACGCCGCCTCCCACGACCTCCAGGAACCGCTCCGGATGGTGTCGAGCTACCTGCAACTGATCGAGCAGCGGTCCGACGAACTCTCCGAGGAGTGTCTCGAGTTCCTGGAGTTCGCCGTCGACGGCGCCGACCGGATGCGCGAGATGGTCGACGGACTCCTCCGGTACTCCCGGGTCGAGTCGCGGGGCGACCCGTTCGAACCGGTCGACCTCGAGTCGGTCTTCGCGAACGTCCGCGAGGACCTCCGGGTGCAGATCGAGGAGCACCAGGCCGAGATCACGACCGAGGACCTGCCGCGGGTCGAGGGCGACGCCGGACAGCTTCGGCAGGTCCTCCAGAACCTCCTGTCGAACGCGATCCTGTACAGCGGCGACGAACTGCCGCGTGTGCACGTCTCCGCGGAGCGATCCGGATCCACGTGGACGGTCTCCGTCGCGGACGACGGGGTCGGCATCGACCCCGGGAACGAGGATCGGATATTCGAGGTGTTCGAACGGCTCCACGGCCGCGAGGAGTACCCCGGCGCGGGCATCGGCCTCGCGCTCTGTCAGCGCATCCTCGAGCGTCACGACGGCGAGATCTGGGTCGACTCAGAACCCGGCGAGGGCGCGACGTTCTCCTTCACGCTTCCCGCAGCGGAGGACCCCGATCAGTGA
- a CDS encoding twin-arginine translocase subunit TatC has translation MTEDADGPKEPTRSDGTDESASDREDDPTETDAATNGAGEGEAESAEGGTDPDEAEADWTEPNSDAGDDEDEANSATDADTTSPATDADEGIDGDGDATDDDALGGDTADGADDGAVDGNDDDGDDEVVVDRRSPYADDGDDVDDTDDADDTAADEGDEGEGPESTDHDTPLSGPVEDVTSGSADDGNPGQESRIEEVEPPDEPVPDATPRDAPPEPPGGFPEEDEELTAAEKGMQTVENVGNALGGGGEGPESDQEMPLTAHIEEMMRRLSAVFLVAAVVSGLVLFVGSVSPAVPSAAELIRYFWDFHVGLPSSPGADDGYSPYVYGPLEYLLTKLKVVGLAGLLAGLPMFVYQTYRFMRPGLYPHERRYYLAAVPTSLVLGIVGAAFAHFAVLPFVFDYFISYTVGTAELAFGLKETFNLILIMMGYFAIVFQIPLFIQLAIMMGVVTREWLEDRRLIFWGAFLGLALTFITVDPTGFAPIIVVATMIVLFEGTLALLRWTGN, from the coding sequence ATGACCGAGGACGCGGACGGGCCGAAGGAGCCGACGCGCAGCGACGGCACCGACGAGTCCGCGTCCGACCGCGAGGACGACCCCACCGAGACCGACGCCGCGACGAACGGCGCCGGGGAGGGCGAAGCCGAATCCGCCGAGGGGGGGACCGACCCCGACGAAGCGGAGGCCGACTGGACCGAACCGAACTCGGACGCGGGTGACGACGAGGACGAAGCGAACTCGGCGACGGACGCGGACACGACGAGTCCGGCGACGGACGCGGACGAGGGAATCGACGGTGACGGCGACGCGACCGACGATGACGCGCTCGGCGGTGACACGGCCGACGGTGCCGACGATGGTGCCGTCGATGGCAACGACGACGATGGAGACGACGAGGTTGTGGTGGACCGTCGGAGCCCGTACGCCGACGACGGCGACGACGTCGACGATACCGACGATGCAGACGACACAGCTGCCGACGAAGGCGACGAGGGCGAGGGTCCGGAGAGCACGGACCACGACACGCCGCTAAGCGGCCCGGTGGAGGACGTCACGTCCGGGTCGGCTGACGACGGGAACCCGGGACAGGAGTCGCGGATCGAGGAGGTCGAACCGCCGGACGAGCCGGTGCCGGACGCCACCCCCCGCGACGCGCCCCCGGAACCCCCCGGCGGCTTTCCCGAGGAGGACGAGGAGCTGACGGCGGCCGAGAAGGGAATGCAGACCGTCGAGAACGTCGGGAACGCGCTCGGCGGCGGGGGCGAAGGCCCCGAGTCCGACCAGGAGATGCCGCTGACCGCGCACATCGAGGAGATGATGCGACGGCTCTCGGCGGTGTTCCTCGTCGCGGCCGTCGTCTCCGGGCTGGTGCTGTTCGTCGGGAGCGTCTCGCCGGCGGTGCCGAGCGCCGCCGAACTCATCCGCTACTTCTGGGACTTCCACGTCGGCCTGCCGTCCTCGCCGGGCGCCGACGACGGCTACTCGCCCTACGTGTACGGCCCGCTGGAGTACCTCCTCACGAAACTGAAGGTCGTCGGGCTGGCCGGCCTGCTCGCCGGCCTCCCGATGTTCGTCTACCAGACGTACCGCTTCATGCGCCCGGGGCTGTACCCGCACGAGCGCCGGTACTACCTCGCCGCCGTCCCCACGAGCCTCGTGCTGGGCATCGTCGGCGCCGCGTTCGCCCACTTCGCCGTCCTCCCGTTCGTCTTCGACTACTTCATCAGCTACACCGTCGGCACCGCCGAACTCGCGTTCGGTCTGAAGGAGACGTTCAACCTCATCCTCATCATGATGGGCTACTTCGCCATCGTGTTCCAGATCCCGCTGTTCATCCAGCTCGCCATCATGATGGGCGTCGTCACGCGCGAGTGGCTGGAGGACCGCCGGCTCATCTTCTGGGGCGCGTTCCTCGGGCTGGCGCTCACGTTCATCACCGTCGACCCGACGGGCTTCGCGCCCATCATCGTCGTCGCGACGATGATCGTCCTGTTCGAGGGGACGCTCGCGCTGCTGCGCTGGACGGGGAACTAG
- a CDS encoding twin-arginine translocase subunit TatC, with the protein MSSALDEDTQRALAEGQDTARAMLRSAQKDLQKVFIVFLVGFLGTFYSLRLYVWDFLKAVTEARLDSLTAQEVKIIAQTPFDVILLQAKIGLAVGIITAIPVFLYFAREPLRERGLWPQQPVPRWKLVIIGLLAAGLFAGGVAYGYLVFFPFMFAFLANNALSAGIQPNYSIVKWAEFIMLLTFSFGFAAQMPLVVTALSYAEIIPYETFREKWRYAVVLIFVFGAFFSPPDPFTQVMWAVPLLVLYGASLYLAKVVVTAKRGSARVDVPGTARRHWNRLAGVAVLFGGAVGLFFFQNGPTIVNRAIRPYTTARLPYLSDPATIAVAVAVGLVAVILTLAYLVYSELDAAVAVDEPVGEPGSIDLAPLDAAGVRSAPPEAFAGMTEEEALAAAQAAMDDDDPEKAQAILDRFDEAEAADEAGTGAAPESDATPAASGPARDLLASDVGVVGRVRRGTGFVDWRSRIGALWNVLLGIAALVFAAGYVLVERPELADRLLTEYGTSAAALTGALARALPPAVPATGTALLGLFAAAGLLLAALLGGVLALYFAYAAGGDPDAVDIEALSADEVRRAPDAVFAGVSERRANFLASSAAERGDTEKARAVLDRHDDVQRAREAAGRAGGAGAGAAVPGASDDIGDRASRAGGTFLEGLTDGDSDEDDIGGYYDDIAFVANSLRSRLFVLVAVFGVVMVGTFAWLYSGGIGDVRENFVQRLPPEVVGEGAEQFGVIVLHPVEALIFEVKISTLLGIAAVLPFAAYYAWPALRERGFVRGRRQVIFGWVAMLLAGLLGGLVLGYTVIAPTIISWLVGDALRAGIVISYRISDFFWLVIFTTLGIGVLADVPILMVLLNSAGVSYQAMRDRWREVTIAIMLFAALFTPADVITMFLMTVPLMAAYGVGLVVLFVLTLGGRRNLAKPVGTT; encoded by the coding sequence ATGTCGAGCGCACTCGACGAGGACACCCAGCGCGCGCTGGCGGAGGGTCAGGACACGGCCCGAGCCATGCTCCGGTCCGCCCAGAAGGACCTCCAGAAGGTGTTCATCGTCTTCCTCGTCGGGTTCCTCGGAACGTTCTACTCGCTGCGGCTGTACGTCTGGGACTTCCTGAAGGCGGTCACCGAGGCCCGCCTCGACTCGCTCACCGCCCAGGAGGTGAAGATCATCGCCCAGACGCCGTTCGACGTCATCCTGTTGCAGGCGAAGATCGGCCTCGCGGTCGGGATCATCACGGCCATCCCGGTGTTCCTCTACTTCGCCCGTGAACCGCTGCGCGAACGGGGGCTGTGGCCCCAGCAACCCGTGCCGCGCTGGAAGCTCGTGATCATCGGCCTGCTCGCGGCGGGGCTGTTCGCCGGCGGCGTCGCGTACGGCTACCTCGTCTTCTTCCCGTTCATGTTCGCGTTCCTCGCGAACAACGCCCTCTCGGCCGGCATCCAGCCGAACTACTCCATCGTGAAGTGGGCGGAGTTCATCATGCTCCTCACGTTCTCGTTCGGCTTCGCCGCCCAGATGCCGCTCGTCGTGACGGCGCTGTCGTACGCCGAGATCATCCCCTACGAGACGTTCCGCGAGAAGTGGCGCTACGCGGTCGTGCTCATCTTCGTCTTCGGGGCGTTCTTCTCCCCGCCGGACCCGTTCACGCAGGTCATGTGGGCGGTGCCGCTCCTCGTGCTGTACGGCGCGTCGCTCTACCTGGCGAAGGTCGTCGTCACCGCCAAGCGCGGGAGCGCCCGCGTCGACGTGCCCGGGACCGCCCGCCGACACTGGAACAGGCTCGCGGGCGTCGCCGTCCTCTTCGGGGGTGCCGTCGGCCTCTTCTTCTTCCAGAACGGCCCGACGATCGTCAACCGGGCGATCCGTCCGTACACGACCGCCCGGCTCCCGTACCTGTCCGACCCGGCCACGATCGCCGTCGCCGTTGCCGTCGGACTGGTCGCCGTGATCCTCACGCTGGCCTACCTGGTCTACTCGGAACTCGACGCCGCCGTCGCCGTCGACGAACCCGTCGGCGAACCCGGGAGCATCGACCTCGCGCCGCTCGACGCCGCGGGCGTCCGCTCGGCGCCCCCGGAAGCGTTCGCCGGGATGACCGAAGAGGAGGCGCTCGCGGCCGCGCAGGCCGCGATGGACGACGACGACCCGGAGAAGGCGCAGGCCATCCTCGACCGGTTCGACGAGGCCGAAGCGGCCGATGAGGCCGGGACGGGCGCGGCTCCAGAGTCGGACGCCACACCCGCTGCCAGCGGCCCGGCCCGGGACCTCCTCGCGAGCGACGTCGGCGTCGTCGGGAGGGTCCGGCGCGGGACCGGGTTCGTCGACTGGCGGAGCCGAATTGGCGCGCTGTGGAACGTGCTGCTCGGCATCGCCGCACTCGTCTTCGCCGCGGGCTACGTGCTCGTGGAGCGACCCGAGCTCGCCGACAGGCTCCTGACCGAATACGGCACCTCCGCGGCCGCGTTGACCGGCGCGTTGGCCAGGGCGCTTCCCCCCGCGGTACCCGCCACCGGGACCGCCCTGCTCGGGCTGTTCGCCGCCGCCGGACTGCTGCTCGCGGCGCTGCTCGGCGGGGTGCTCGCGCTCTACTTCGCCTACGCGGCCGGCGGCGACCCCGACGCGGTCGACATCGAGGCGCTGTCGGCCGACGAGGTCCGGCGCGCCCCGGACGCGGTGTTCGCCGGCGTCTCGGAGCGACGGGCGAACTTCCTCGCCAGTTCGGCGGCAGAGCGCGGGGACACCGAGAAGGCGCGCGCCGTCCTCGACCGCCACGACGACGTCCAGCGAGCGCGCGAGGCGGCCGGCCGGGCCGGGGGAGCGGGTGCTGGCGCGGCCGTCCCCGGCGCGTCCGACGACATCGGCGACCGCGCCTCCCGGGCTGGCGGGACGTTCCTCGAGGGGCTGACCGACGGCGACTCCGACGAGGACGACATCGGGGGGTACTACGACGACATCGCGTTCGTCGCGAACTCGCTCCGCTCGCGGCTGTTCGTGCTGGTCGCGGTGTTCGGCGTCGTCATGGTCGGGACCTTCGCGTGGCTCTACTCCGGCGGTATCGGGGACGTCCGGGAGAACTTCGTCCAGCGCCTGCCCCCGGAGGTCGTCGGCGAGGGGGCCGAACAGTTCGGCGTCATCGTGCTCCACCCGGTGGAGGCGCTCATCTTCGAGGTGAAGATCTCAACGCTGCTCGGGATCGCCGCCGTGCTCCCGTTCGCGGCCTACTACGCGTGGCCGGCGCTCCGCGAGCGCGGGTTCGTCCGCGGGCGCCGGCAGGTCATCTTCGGGTGGGTCGCGATGCTGCTCGCCGGCCTGCTGGGCGGCCTCGTGCTCGGCTACACAGTCATCGCCCCGACGATCATCTCGTGGCTCGTGGGCGACGCGCTCCGGGCGGGGATCGTCATCAGCTACCGCATCAGCGACTTCTTCTGGCTCGTCATCTTCACCACGCTCGGCATCGGCGTCCTCGCGGACGTGCCGATCCTGATGGTGCTGCTCAACTCGGCGGGCGTCTCCTACCAGGCGATGCGGGATCGCTGGCGGGAGGTCACCATCGCGATCATGCTGTTCGCGGCGCTGTTCACCCCGGCGGACGTCATCACGATGTTCCTCATGACGGTGCCGCTGATGGCGGCGTACGGCGTCGGCCTCGTCGTGCTGTTCGTGCTCACGCTCGGCGGCCGGCGGAACCTCGCCAAACCGGTCGGCACAACGTAG
- a CDS encoding MaoC family dehydratase yields MTDSDSDMNEHADSEGRLVAGWHGRYYEDFQVGDVYKHPFGRTVTETDNVWFTNVTMNLNPMHFNEAYAAGTEFGERLVDGTFVIALAVGMSVIDVSVNATANLGYDEVRHHAPVFHGDTIFAESEVLSKRESDSREHVGIVETELRAFNGEGTKVLSLKRTPMVLKRAHADPSAARPPGWPAGVGTQPEDLADDGSGTDE; encoded by the coding sequence ATGACTGACTCCGACTCCGATATGAACGAACACGCCGACTCCGAAGGACGACTCGTCGCGGGCTGGCACGGCCGCTACTACGAGGACTTCCAGGTCGGCGACGTGTACAAGCACCCCTTCGGGCGCACCGTCACGGAGACGGACAACGTCTGGTTCACGAACGTGACGATGAACCTCAACCCGATGCACTTCAACGAGGCGTACGCCGCCGGGACCGAGTTCGGCGAGCGCCTCGTCGACGGCACGTTCGTCATCGCGCTGGCCGTCGGGATGAGCGTGATCGACGTCTCGGTCAACGCGACCGCGAACCTCGGCTACGACGAGGTGCGCCACCACGCACCCGTCTTCCACGGCGACACCATCTTCGCGGAGAGCGAGGTGCTCTCGAAGCGGGAGAGCGACTCGCGCGAGCACGTCGGCATCGTCGAGACGGAGCTCCGGGCGTTCAACGGCGAGGGGACGAAGGTGCTCTCGCTGAAGCGGACGCCGATGGTGCTGAAGCGGGCACACGCCGACCCCTCCGCGGCCCGGCCGCCGGGGTGGCCCGCCGGGGTGGGCACCCAGCCGGAGGATCTCGCGGACGACGGGAGCGGGACCGACGAGTAG
- a CDS encoding ribbon-helix-helix domain-containing protein, producing MPKISVEIPGELLEDLDEHVGDDGKFVNRSDAIRASIRKTLDVLDEIDERHGRLDEEDE from the coding sequence ATGCCCAAGATAAGCGTCGAGATCCCCGGCGAACTCCTCGAGGACCTCGACGAACACGTCGGCGACGACGGGAAGTTCGTCAACCGGAGCGACGCCATCCGCGCGTCGATTCGCAAGACGCTGGACGTGCTCGACGAGATCGACGAGCGCCACGGCCGCCTGGACGAGGAAGATGAGTAG
- a CDS encoding queuosine precursor transporter: MSSATARDSLPIDRLAIVALFVTALVVAQVTAAKLLAIAIPVSLPFAGASLTLPGAALAYAVTFFASDCYAELYGRRAAQEMVNVAFLMNFVVLALVWSTIAAPAADPEFASTFATVLGASGNIVAGSLLAYLVSQNWDVLVFHRIRDATDGEHLWLRNVGSTATSQLIDTVLFVGVAFYVLPQLGIGTQLGLPLTAVAGPSIAALVVGQYVLKLLIAVVDTPFVYLVVGAVRSRGAADRRVYAD; encoded by the coding sequence ATGAGTAGCGCGACCGCACGCGACTCGCTCCCCATCGACCGGCTCGCCATCGTCGCGCTGTTCGTGACGGCGCTGGTGGTCGCGCAGGTGACGGCGGCGAAACTGCTGGCGATCGCCATCCCGGTCTCGCTCCCCTTCGCGGGCGCGTCGCTGACGCTCCCCGGGGCGGCGCTGGCGTACGCCGTGACGTTCTTCGCGTCGGACTGCTACGCAGAGCTGTACGGCCGACGGGCGGCCCAGGAGATGGTCAACGTCGCGTTCCTCATGAACTTCGTCGTGCTGGCGCTGGTGTGGAGCACCATCGCCGCGCCGGCGGCCGACCCCGAGTTCGCCTCGACGTTCGCGACCGTGCTCGGCGCCAGCGGGAACATCGTCGCCGGCAGCCTCCTCGCGTACCTCGTGAGCCAGAACTGGGACGTGCTCGTCTTCCACCGTATCCGCGACGCCACCGACGGCGAGCACCTCTGGCTCCGCAACGTCGGCTCGACGGCGACGAGCCAGCTCATCGACACGGTGCTGTTCGTCGGCGTCGCGTTCTACGTCCTGCCTCAACTCGGGATCGGCACCCAGCTCGGCCTGCCGCTGACCGCCGTTGCAGGGCCGAGCATCGCCGCGCTCGTCGTCGGCCAGTACGTCCTGAAGCTGCTCATCGCCGTGGTCGACACGCCGTTCGTCTACCTCGTCGTCGGCGCGGTGCGGTCCCGCGGGGCCGCGGACCGCCGAGTGTACGCCGACTGA
- a CDS encoding nucleotidyltransferase family protein produces the protein MALSASQEAVLNELVVNIPNSVSWCMFGSTDSVLRGLDDDPADIDVLTTESGAKRFRAVFSDEFVGTHEIGVSQIDEYRVHDEELEVLFSKREREHQEPLVDLGAVELEATADRGIPLLPLKPLVEAYRKIDKHDTADRLEDEFDLTDG, from the coding sequence ATGGCGTTATCCGCTTCTCAAGAGGCCGTATTGAACGAACTCGTGGTGAACATCCCAAACAGCGTGTCCTGGTGCATGTTCGGAAGTACTGATTCCGTTCTGAGAGGACTCGACGACGACCCAGCCGATATCGATGTTCTCACCACGGAATCTGGAGCCAAACGGTTTCGAGCGGTGTTCTCCGACGAGTTCGTCGGGACTCACGAGATAGGCGTGTCACAAATAGACGAGTATCGAGTACACGATGAGGAACTCGAGGTACTGTTCAGCAAACGCGAAAGGGAACACCAAGAGCCGCTTGTCGACTTAGGCGCCGTTGAGTTGGAGGCGACTGCCGACCGAGGGATTCCGTTACTTCCACTCAAGCCGCTCGTCGAAGCCTACAGGAAGATAGACAAACACGACACGGCCGATAGACTGGAAGACGAATTCGATCTGACCGACGGATGA
- a CDS encoding 23S rRNA (uridine(2552)-2'-O)-methyltransferase, which yields MSDEYYNKAKQQGYRARSAYKLQQLDDEADLLSRGDTVVDLGAAPGGWLQVAAERVGPDGRVVGVDFQRIDDLEHDTVETVRGDMTEDRTRYYLRKALGAEEDEHVVDVVVSDMAPNMSGEYSLDHARSIHLARQAFDTALELLKPGGDFVVKVFDGPDLADFRAAVGEEFQYVRAYTPEASRKQSSERYLIAKGRTDAPVAEGDEVELEITDTGDEGDGIARIDGFTVFVSDAAEGETVRARVGDVKPRFAFAERLDG from the coding sequence ATGAGTGACGAGTACTACAACAAGGCGAAACAGCAGGGCTACCGCGCCCGCTCCGCCTACAAGCTCCAGCAACTGGACGACGAGGCGGACCTCCTCTCGCGGGGCGACACGGTCGTGGACCTCGGCGCGGCCCCCGGCGGCTGGCTCCAGGTCGCGGCCGAGCGGGTCGGCCCGGACGGCCGCGTCGTCGGCGTCGACTTCCAGCGGATCGACGACCTCGAACACGACACCGTGGAGACGGTCCGGGGGGACATGACCGAGGACCGCACGCGCTACTACCTCCGGAAGGCGCTCGGCGCCGAGGAGGACGAGCACGTCGTCGACGTCGTCGTCTCCGACATGGCGCCGAACATGTCCGGCGAGTACTCGCTGGACCACGCCCGGTCCATCCACCTCGCCCGGCAGGCGTTCGACACCGCGCTCGAACTCCTGAAGCCGGGCGGCGACTTCGTCGTGAAGGTGTTCGACGGCCCCGACCTCGCTGACTTCCGCGCTGCCGTCGGGGAGGAGTTCCAGTACGTCCGCGCCTACACGCCGGAGGCCAGCCGGAAGCAGTCCTCGGAGCGCTACCTCATCGCGAAGGGTCGCACCGACGCGCCCGTGGCCGAGGGCGACGAGGTGGAACTGGAGATCACCGACACCGGCGACGAGGGCGACGGCATCGCGCGGATCGACGGCTTTACCGTGTTCGTGAGCGACGCCGCGGAGGGCGAGACGGTCCGCGCGAGAGTCGGCGACGTGAAGCCGCGGTTCGCGTTCGCGGAGCGGCTCGACGGCTGA
- a CDS encoding tyrosine-type recombinase/integrase yields the protein MHPIDAYDDWREYTDGRDPEKTNRCKEQSLQPLLLWLDKRGIDDLDDLESNDLLQYIRHQRDKEGYANSTIRTRWYYIRMWWTWMTESASMEIDRREEPEEKLDWYESLEPASEDDPGDNPAAEIKIDKEVTETTLRKQSGQEIIYFEKPVYEGMVEACETLREELVIRILWDCGLRASELTRLDTNDVIMDENRLIVTNAKTRKDEVETRDVWYTGATAARLREWINRGGRHKYPTHTDSDSLLITQKTPEFSPVMVRKTVYEVADRAEVQEDLEPNQRGKNQKRIFPHAFRHSYAVNRVKNGMPLPYLKRLMGHASVDITEDRYIEFRPDDVHEAERRYRP from the coding sequence ATGCATCCAATCGATGCGTACGACGACTGGCGGGAGTACACTGACGGTCGTGACCCCGAGAAGACAAACAGGTGTAAGGAGCAGTCACTTCAACCCCTGTTGCTTTGGCTTGATAAGAGAGGAATCGACGACTTAGACGACCTGGAGTCCAACGACCTCCTGCAGTACATTCGGCACCAACGAGATAAAGAAGGATACGCAAACAGCACCATCCGAACACGCTGGTACTACATCCGGATGTGGTGGACCTGGATGACCGAATCAGCGTCAATGGAGATTGACCGACGGGAGGAGCCGGAGGAAAAGTTGGACTGGTACGAAAGTCTAGAACCAGCATCGGAAGATGACCCCGGGGACAACCCCGCTGCGGAGATTAAGATAGACAAGGAAGTTACTGAAACTACACTGAGAAAACAGTCAGGGCAGGAAATCATCTACTTCGAGAAGCCTGTCTACGAAGGCATGGTGGAGGCATGTGAAACGCTTCGTGAGGAGCTTGTCATCCGAATCCTGTGGGATTGTGGCCTGAGAGCCAGTGAGTTGACTCGACTGGACACAAATGACGTAATAATGGATGAGAATCGGCTCATCGTCACGAACGCAAAGACCAGGAAGGACGAGGTCGAGACACGCGACGTATGGTACACCGGGGCAACGGCCGCACGCCTCCGGGAATGGATTAATCGCGGGGGCCGTCACAAGTACCCGACCCACACCGATAGCGACAGTCTGCTCATCACGCAGAAGACCCCTGAGTTCTCCCCTGTAATGGTCAGGAAGACGGTGTATGAGGTTGCAGACCGGGCAGAAGTACAGGAGGACCTGGAGCCGAACCAACGAGGGAAGAACCAGAAGAGGATATTCCCACATGCCTTCAGGCACAGTTACGCTGTCAACCGGGTGAAGAACGGGATGCCGTTACCGTACCTCAAGCGACTGATGGGACATGCGAGCGTCGACATCACGGAGGACCGCTACATTGAGTTCCGTCCCGACGACGTACACGAAGCAGAGCGACGCTACAGACCCTAA